One stretch of Candidatus Nitrosotenuis cloacae DNA includes these proteins:
- a CDS encoding glucose-1-phosphate thymidylyltransferase — MKGIILHGGHGTRLRPLTHTGPKQLLPIANKPMSQYCLESLKDAGITDIAIIIGGTGSNKVQEYYGNGERFGVKLTYISQDAPRGIAQAIRLCKEFVNGEKFVVFLGDNILKKSITEYIQRFKDSDASASILLCEVSNPTQFGIADIKDGVIKKIIEKPKDPPTNLAVTGIYLLTPTIFDIIDRLKPSWRNEYEITDALQMLLQEEYKIIYNMVTDYWKDTGTPQDIIHANQVILSDMKPYFEGKEEEDVIITGNVMIGSGTTIKNGSKLTGPVIIGKDCQIGPNANIGSNTSIGDNTKLSNCHIENSIIMSSCTIDGDFIIKDSIIAFNSEITRSSSPNKVFLLGEGTKISL, encoded by the coding sequence TTGAAAGGAATAATTTTACATGGCGGCCACGGCACCAGATTAAGGCCACTTACACATACTGGTCCGAAACAATTACTGCCAATTGCAAACAAACCAATGTCACAGTATTGTCTAGAGTCATTAAAAGATGCAGGCATCACAGATATTGCGATAATTATTGGTGGTACTGGTTCAAACAAAGTCCAAGAATATTACGGTAATGGTGAAAGATTTGGTGTAAAATTAACATATATTTCTCAAGACGCACCACGTGGAATTGCACAGGCAATAAGACTTTGTAAAGAATTTGTAAATGGTGAAAAGTTTGTCGTATTTTTAGGAGACAATATTCTTAAAAAAAGTATTACGGAGTATATCCAAAGATTCAAAGACTCGGATGCTAGTGCATCAATTTTGCTATGCGAAGTGAGCAATCCTACACAATTTGGAATAGCTGATATCAAAGATGGTGTCATAAAAAAAATAATAGAAAAGCCAAAAGATCCTCCAACAAATCTTGCGGTGACTGGTATCTATCTTCTTACACCCACAATATTTGATATCATTGATAGACTAAAACCATCGTGGAGAAATGAATATGAGATAACAGATGCACTTCAAATGCTCTTACAAGAGGAATACAAGATAATTTACAATATGGTAACAGATTACTGGAAAGATACTGGTACTCCACAGGATATCATACACGCGAATCAGGTCATACTAAGTGATATGAAGCCATATTTTGAAGGTAAAGAAGAAGAGGATGTAATCATAACTGGAAATGTCATGATTGGCTCTGGAACCACAATCAAAAACGGTTCCAAGTTAACTGGCCCCGTAATAATTGGTAAGGACTGTCAGATTGGCCCTAATGCCAACATTGGGTCCAATACAAGTATAGGGGATAACACAAAGCTGTCTAATTGTCATATTGAAAACTCAATAATCATGTCAAGTTGTACTATTGATGGGGATTTTATCATCAAAGACAGCATAATTGCGTTTAATTCTGAAATTACAAGATCAAGTTCTCCAAACAAAGTGTTTTTGTTGGGAGAGGGAACGAAGATTTCTCTCTAG
- the rfbB gene encoding dTDP-glucose 4,6-dehydratase: MKILVTGGLGFIGSNFILHALRNPKLRITNIDAGLPGSNVQNLKQVKNNARYRYIKGNITNKKLVDKLASDIDAIVNFAAESHVDRSISDPQPFIDSNIYGTYTLLEAVRRHRKKLIQISTDEVFGSLKSANATERYPYNPSSPYAASKAAAENLVNSYFITYDSDVITTRCTNNYGPRQSPEKLIPKTILLAEQNKKIPIYGTGKNIRDWIFVQDHCDAIFRVLFEGKRGESYNISANNEADNLKIVKKILKIMEKSENLIEFTSDRPGHDFRYSLNSNKIRRKLSWRPIHKFEDGLEQTIEWYQQNKEWRRHIKNEAFTIPWKTR; this comes from the coding sequence GTGAAGATTCTCGTTACTGGCGGCCTAGGTTTTATTGGTAGTAATTTTATCCTACATGCATTAAGAAATCCAAAACTCAGAATAACAAATATTGATGCTGGTTTACCAGGCTCAAATGTACAGAATCTAAAACAAGTAAAAAACAATGCTAGATACAGATACATTAAGGGAAATATCACCAACAAAAAACTAGTTGATAAACTTGCCTCAGACATAGATGCAATAGTCAACTTTGCTGCAGAATCTCATGTAGATAGAAGCATTTCTGATCCTCAACCATTTATTGATTCAAATATCTACGGAACATACACATTACTAGAAGCAGTACGAAGGCATAGGAAAAAACTAATTCAAATATCCACGGATGAAGTTTTTGGTAGCCTCAAATCAGCCAACGCTACAGAAAGATATCCATACAATCCATCAAGCCCATACGCCGCGTCAAAGGCAGCAGCTGAGAATCTTGTAAATTCGTATTTCATCACATATGATTCGGATGTAATAACAACACGATGTACTAACAATTATGGCCCAAGACAATCACCTGAAAAACTCATTCCAAAAACAATACTGCTAGCAGAACAAAATAAAAAAATCCCAATTTATGGAACTGGAAAAAATATTAGAGATTGGATTTTTGTTCAAGATCATTGTGATGCGATTTTCAGGGTTTTATTTGAAGGGAAAAGAGGTGAATCTTACAATATCTCTGCAAACAATGAAGCAGATAATCTGAAAATTGTGAAAAAAATTTTGAAGATAATGGAAAAATCAGAGAACCTGATCGAGTTTACTTCAGATAGGCCAGGTCATGATTTTAGATACAGTCTCAATTCAAACAAAATACGAAGGAAGTTATCATGGCGGCCTATTCACAAATTTGAAGATGGTTTAGAGCAAACTATAGAGTGGTACCAACAAAACAAAGAATGGCGCAGGCACATCAAAAATGAGGCGTTTACAATACCTTGGAAAACTAGATAA
- a CDS encoding WxcM-like domain-containing protein — protein MQDNTIQYIKLEKHDTKDIHDGHINGSLTVIWRDWDKPLGVEPKMVYVSSVNPREIKGPHLHTKRDSYFVCIRGKVVFIAKDMDGKYHEIESSEDEPVLIQIPKNYPSAHINVSDKIATVLTLANPAWRPNDNEMVNVDFDDYDWKKWKI, from the coding sequence GTGCAAGATAATACGATTCAATACATCAAGCTAGAAAAACATGACACTAAGGACATACATGATGGTCACATCAATGGATCTCTAACTGTGATCTGGAGAGATTGGGATAAACCACTTGGAGTTGAACCAAAAATGGTCTATGTTTCATCAGTAAATCCGAGAGAGATTAAAGGACCCCATCTTCACACAAAAAGAGACAGCTATTTTGTGTGCATTAGAGGTAAAGTTGTATTCATTGCAAAAGACATGGATGGAAAATATCATGAAATTGAGTCTAGTGAAGATGAGCCTGTCTTGATACAAATACCAAAAAATTATCCTTCAGCACACATCAATGTATCTGATAAAATAGCTACAGTACTCACATTGGCAAATCCTGCATGGAGGCCAAATGATAATGAAATGGTAAATGTTGATTTTGATGATTATGATTGGAAAAAATGGAAAATATAA
- a CDS encoding glycosyltransferase family 2 protein, giving the protein MNIAIGIPAYNEEKSIAAIILKLKKKYETIIVCDDGSSDLTGSIANELGATVITHKKNSGYGAAIRSIFLKARELKIDALVTFDADGQHRIEDIDLVLQPLKEKSADIVIGSRFLHNDSNVPKYRKAGIKIITNLANVATGLKISDSQSGFRAYNNKVLEEINPSDFGMGISTEILIKAKKMNFRIIEVPIVILYEGDTSTHNPVTHGTSVILSTMKYVSIERPLSFYGIPGFILFSIGIFFTVWTLQIFSESRQIITNVALIGIGGLILGTLCIMTSIILYSTVSVVRERN; this is encoded by the coding sequence TTGAATATTGCAATTGGAATTCCTGCATATAATGAAGAAAAATCAATAGCAGCAATAATTTTAAAATTAAAGAAAAAATATGAAACCATCATAGTTTGTGATGACGGTTCATCAGATTTAACAGGAAGTATTGCAAACGAATTAGGTGCAACTGTAATTACACATAAAAAAAATTCTGGTTATGGAGCAGCAATAAGATCGATTTTTCTAAAAGCTCGTGAATTAAAAATAGATGCACTTGTAACATTTGATGCAGATGGTCAACATAGAATAGAAGACATTGATTTGGTTTTACAACCTTTAAAAGAAAAAAGTGCAGACATAGTTATTGGCTCACGTTTTTTACATAATGATTCTAATGTGCCAAAATATAGAAAGGCTGGAATAAAAATAATCACCAATCTTGCCAATGTTGCTACTGGTTTGAAAATATCTGATTCTCAAAGTGGATTCAGAGCTTACAATAATAAAGTGTTAGAAGAGATCAATCCATCAGATTTTGGAATGGGAATTTCAACTGAGATATTAATAAAGGCAAAAAAGATGAATTTTAGAATAATTGAAGTTCCAATTGTTATTCTATATGAAGGCGATACTTCAACTCACAATCCAGTGACTCATGGAACATCAGTGATTCTAAGCACTATGAAATATGTGTCAATAGAGAGGCCATTATCTTTTTACGGCATTCCAGGCTTCATCTTATTTAGCATAGGAATTTTTTTTACAGTATGGACTTTACAGATTTTTTCTGAAAGTAGACAAATTATCACAAATGTTGCACTAATCGGAATTGGAGGTTTAATACTAGGAACACTCTGTATCATGACATCCATAATACTCTATTCAACAGTAAGTGTTGTCCGAGAGCGAAATTAA
- a CDS encoding glycosyltransferase family 2 protein: MNLPYNKRTKLTIGLLVYNGEEIVKERIEQILAQTFQDFILMISDNGSNDKTQEICEKISKIDKKIIYFRHEKNRGPYWNFNFLLEKAETKYFVWAAVDDIWSHSFLEKNIDVLENNENVVGSIGEMKMFNRIKDPLTNKIEIVVIENSKKFQYVHPINGDIREKIKFYLNYNMGGIIYGVYRTDKIQKANTFENYKNNRMWRWALACILNVIKEGDLEVVSDAFIYKEVSVKSTSTIQYMKKIGFSSMDILFINFPFTIWFIKNLGVKEFLRNCGYFTKLNITSEFGIISELLRMCKRIVCGQDRYW, encoded by the coding sequence ATGAATTTGCCTTATAATAAAAGAACCAAACTTACCATAGGGCTACTAGTCTATAATGGAGAAGAAATTGTAAAAGAAAGAATAGAACAGATACTTGCTCAAACATTTCAAGATTTTATCTTGATGATTTCAGATAATGGTTCTAATGACAAAACACAGGAAATTTGTGAAAAGATTTCTAAAATCGATAAGAAGATCATTTATTTTCGTCATGAGAAAAATAGAGGACCTTATTGGAATTTCAATTTTCTTTTAGAAAAAGCTGAAACAAAATATTTCGTATGGGCTGCAGTGGATGATATTTGGAGTCATAGCTTTTTAGAAAAAAATATCGATGTCTTAGAAAATAATGAAAATGTTGTTGGCAGCATAGGAGAAATGAAGATGTTTAATAGAATTAAAGATCCATTAACAAATAAGATAGAAATTGTAGTTATAGAAAACTCCAAGAAATTTCAATATGTACACCCCATTAATGGCGACATAAGAGAAAAAATAAAATTTTATTTAAATTATAATATGGGTGGAATTATTTATGGTGTTTATAGAACAGATAAAATACAAAAGGCCAATACTTTTGAAAATTATAAAAATAATCGAATGTGGCGATGGGCTCTAGCATGTATCTTGAATGTAATAAAAGAAGGAGATTTAGAGGTTGTCAGTGATGCGTTTATCTATAAAGAAGTCAGTGTTAAATCAACATCAACTATTCAATATATGAAAAAAATTGGTTTTAGTTCGATGGATATTTTATTTATCAATTTTCCATTTACAATCTGGTTCATAAAAAATTTAGGAGTAAAAGAATTTTTAAGGAATTGCGGGTATTTTACGAAACTGAATATAACTTCAGAATTTGGGATTATCTCTGAATTATTAAGAATGTGTAAAAGAATTGTATGTGGGCAAGATAGGTATTGGTAA
- a CDS encoding SDR family oxidoreductase, which yields MLIVGGTGVIGSKLVRYFKEKNIDIKFTYLKNHLPIDGGYYLDITEKTPTVKFISDMKPDIIVHTTAITNVDLCEINRDLADLVNVNGIKNVIEGATISRSKIIYISTSAVFDGRKKEYEENECVSPLSHYGVTKAKGEEYVKTSGLPYLILRTDQPYCWIEKWQHTNSVLRVLETLGSQKTLNEVVDWHNTPTYVPDFVRVVFELCDKADGIFHVVGSDFINRYEWALETARIFGLNQELIKPINSDELNLPAKRSNVKLVNHKLLQKFGISMSGVEEGLKNMNSIRKT from the coding sequence GTGTTAATAGTTGGAGGAACTGGGGTAATAGGGTCCAAATTAGTCAGATATTTTAAAGAAAAAAACATTGACATCAAGTTTACTTATTTAAAAAACCATCTTCCAATAGACGGCGGGTATTATTTAGATATAACAGAGAAAACACCAACAGTGAAATTTATTTCTGATATGAAACCAGATATCATAGTTCACACCACTGCCATTACCAATGTTGATTTGTGTGAGATCAACAGAGATTTAGCAGATCTTGTCAATGTAAACGGTATCAAAAATGTCATCGAGGGAGCAACAATTTCGAGAAGTAAAATAATTTACATTTCAACTTCCGCGGTATTTGATGGCAGAAAAAAAGAGTATGAAGAGAATGAATGCGTTTCGCCTCTCTCGCATTATGGAGTAACGAAAGCTAAAGGTGAAGAATACGTAAAAACATCAGGCTTGCCATATTTGATCTTACGTACAGATCAGCCATACTGTTGGATAGAGAAGTGGCAGCATACTAATTCAGTGTTAAGGGTTTTAGAAACATTAGGCTCACAAAAGACATTAAACGAGGTAGTTGACTGGCATAACACTCCTACTTACGTACCAGATTTTGTACGTGTTGTTTTTGAATTATGTGATAAAGCAGATGGAATTTTTCATGTAGTAGGTTCAGATTTTATTAATAGATATGAATGGGCACTTGAAACTGCAAGAATTTTTGGTTTAAATCAAGAATTAATCAAACCTATTAATTCAGATGAATTGAATTTGCCTGCGAAAAGATCAAACGTTAAGCTTGTTAATCACAAGTTACTTCAAAAATTTGGGATTAGTATGAGCGGAGTTGAGGAAGGATTGAAAAATATGAATAGCATTAGAAAGACTTGA
- a CDS encoding cephalosporin hydroxylase family protein, translating to MALDKKVKATSKKWFSQTYKHEYSYHFRWLGRPIIQYPQDIVALQEIVWNIKPDLIIETGIARGGSLIFFASLLELIGKGSVLGIDVDIRSHNRKEIEKHPLSKRINMIEGSSIDEKTVKDVYSAARGKKNIMVVLDSNHTHDHVLKELEFYSPIVTKNSYLVVFDTVVADLPQRYFANRPWKKFNNPKSALIEFLKNNRQFRIDSEITNKLAITAAPDGYLKRIK from the coding sequence ATGGCATTAGACAAAAAAGTAAAAGCCACTTCAAAAAAGTGGTTTTCACAGACTTACAAGCATGAGTATTCTTATCATTTTAGATGGCTCGGTCGTCCGATCATACAATATCCACAAGATATCGTTGCATTGCAAGAGATTGTATGGAATATCAAACCCGATCTTATAATTGAGACCGGAATAGCTAGGGGCGGATCATTGATTTTCTTTGCATCATTACTAGAATTAATTGGCAAAGGTAGCGTATTAGGAATCGATGTTGACATAAGATCACATAATAGAAAGGAGATTGAGAAACATCCACTATCCAAGAGAATAAACATGATTGAAGGTTCATCCATAGACGAAAAGACAGTTAAAGATGTCTATAGTGCAGCTAGAGGTAAAAAAAACATCATGGTTGTTCTCGATTCAAATCACACACATGATCATGTGTTAAAGGAATTGGAATTCTACTCTCCAATCGTAACCAAGAATAGTTATCTGGTGGTTTTTGATACGGTTGTTGCAGATTTACCACAGCGTTATTTTGCTAATCGCCCATGGAAAAAATTCAATAATCCCAAATCAGCTTTGATTGAATTTCTGAAAAATAATAGACAATTCAGAATAGATAGTGAGATTACAAATAAGTTAGCTATTACTGCAGCGCCTGACGGTTATCTAAAACGTATCAAATAG
- the rfbC gene encoding dTDP-4-dehydrorhamnose 3,5-epimerase yields MIFSETSLKDVFVIDMEKIEDERGFFARVWDIKEFTNLGLNTNIVQCSISYNKRRGTLRGIHYQEKPYEEDKIIRCVRGKMFDVIIDIRPESPTYKKWIGIELDANEYRMIYVPKGFAHGFQTLEDNTEVFYQISEFFMPKHARGIRWDDGSFKIDWPLNPSIISKRDQTYGDFK; encoded by the coding sequence ATGATTTTTTCTGAAACTTCGCTTAAAGACGTATTTGTAATAGACATGGAAAAGATTGAAGACGAGCGAGGATTTTTTGCTCGTGTTTGGGATATCAAAGAATTTACTAATCTTGGATTAAACACAAATATTGTACAATGCAGTATTTCTTACAATAAGAGAAGAGGAACGCTTAGAGGCATTCACTATCAAGAGAAGCCATATGAGGAGGACAAGATCATTCGCTGTGTCAGAGGCAAAATGTTTGATGTGATAATTGACATACGGCCAGAATCACCCACATATAAGAAGTGGATTGGGATTGAACTTGACGCGAACGAATACAGAATGATCTATGTTCCAAAAGGATTTGCTCACGGATTTCAAACATTAGAAGACAATACGGAAGTTTTTTATCAAATATCAGAATTTTTTATGCCAAAACATGCTCGAGGAATAAGATGGGATGATGGGTCATTTAAAATAGATTGGCCTTTAAACCCCTCAATAATTTCTAAAAGAGACCAGACTTATGGCGATTTTAAGTGA
- a CDS encoding class I SAM-dependent methyltransferase, which produces MTENICRFCKSSLSEVFADLGVVSLANSFLKSNMLEKKEPKYPLVAYLCSKCFLVQVPEFERPENIFTNYAYFSSFSNTWLKHSENYVNSVIEEFSFNDKSFVIEIASNDGYLLQYFRDRNIPVLGIEPAANVAKIAQERGIPTLVKFFGVDTAMHMVSRNQKADLVIANNVLAHVPDLNDFVSGMKQVLKEDGIITVEFPHLLNLIRFNQFDTIYHEHFSYFSLLSLERIFSRHGLTIFHVEEIPTHGGSLRVYLKHSDNQRFSIRESVNSIIDKEKKYGLDDILTYSSFANRINCIKEDILKFFHDAKKENKKIVCYGAAAKGNTLLNYCGIGKEFIEYIVDKSPHKQGLFLPGTHIQIMNPSMVFETKPDYLIILPWNLKDEIMQQMNRIKEWNGKFVVFIPKVEIY; this is translated from the coding sequence TCCTCATTATCAGAGGTTTTTGCAGATCTTGGGGTGGTGTCACTTGCAAATTCTTTTTTAAAAAGCAACATGCTTGAAAAAAAAGAACCGAAATACCCACTTGTTGCATATCTCTGTTCCAAATGTTTTTTGGTTCAGGTTCCAGAATTCGAAAGGCCAGAAAACATATTTACTAATTATGCCTATTTTTCATCGTTTTCTAATACATGGTTAAAGCATTCAGAGAATTATGTGAATTCAGTTATAGAAGAATTTAGTTTTAATGACAAAAGTTTTGTGATAGAGATTGCAAGTAACGATGGGTATCTATTACAATATTTTAGAGATAGGAACATTCCTGTCTTAGGAATAGAACCAGCTGCTAATGTAGCTAAAATTGCTCAAGAACGCGGCATACCTACGTTAGTAAAATTTTTCGGAGTAGATACTGCAATGCACATGGTATCTAGGAATCAGAAGGCAGACTTGGTAATAGCAAATAATGTGTTGGCTCACGTCCCGGATCTAAATGATTTTGTTTCAGGCATGAAACAGGTGTTGAAAGAAGACGGAATAATAACAGTAGAATTTCCTCATTTGCTGAATTTAATCAGATTCAATCAATTTGATACAATATACCATGAACATTTTTCCTATTTTTCACTTCTTTCGTTAGAAAGGATATTTTCTAGGCATGGCCTGACCATTTTTCATGTAGAAGAGATTCCAACTCACGGTGGATCACTTAGAGTTTATCTCAAACATTCAGATAACCAGAGGTTTTCCATTAGAGAGAGCGTCAACAGTATTATTGATAAAGAGAAAAAATACGGACTAGATGACATTCTTACTTACTCTTCTTTTGCAAACAGAATTAATTGTATAAAAGAAGATATTCTAAAGTTTTTTCATGATGCCAAAAAAGAAAATAAAAAGATAGTTTGCTATGGTGCTGCCGCAAAAGGAAACACATTGTTAAATTATTGCGGAATTGGTAAAGAGTTTATTGAGTATATTGTTGATAAAAGCCCTCACAAACAAGGCCTGTTTCTACCAGGCACTCACATACAAATCATGAATCCAAGTATGGTTTTTGAGACCAAACCAGATTACCTAATTATTTTACCATGGAATTTGAAAGATGAGATAATGCAACAGATGAATCGCATTAAAGAATGGAATGGAAAATTTGTTGTATTCATACCAAAAGTGGAGATTTATTGA